One genomic region from Laspinema palackyanum D2c encodes:
- a CDS encoding type III-B CRISPR module-associated Cmr3 family protein, with translation MYWYTITPLDVLMLRDAKPFTPGERAWAGSIFPPNAHTIAGALRGISGDAGKFHLKGVFLAYDDTLYFPRPLGFVGPTPLLPLDWMGDFPLSQGYWNPLQPCPLVKPRTEGKRDEEDEPESGYFYRQFLPTQAIATYLKTGQIAKPDWLTQDQNAVKPWTVETRSHNSLEQGTRQVKDADGYFVENAVRMTPGWSLAIAVNQLLDKTVIQLGGEGHRAILERSQPLEEQWKTISTLSDHNFKQSGKAIAYLVTPGVFERKQDSGQAVCRAWPWEWKLAHAANGNQKTGSLVSVATDKAVPISCRVREKESQQGQAQRSIPAPQVFAAPPGSLYYLNQPEPLFQDSDTAPHHVQRWRQLGYSELLWISYEGAN, from the coding sequence ATGTATTGGTACACAATCACGCCTCTGGATGTGCTGATGTTGCGGGATGCCAAACCCTTTACCCCGGGGGAACGCGCTTGGGCTGGGAGCATATTTCCCCCTAACGCTCATACCATCGCCGGGGCATTGCGGGGCATTAGTGGGGACGCAGGTAAGTTCCACCTCAAAGGAGTTTTTCTCGCTTATGACGATACTCTTTATTTTCCCCGGCCCTTGGGATTTGTAGGACCTACTCCCTTGCTGCCTTTGGACTGGATGGGAGACTTTCCTCTAAGCCAAGGATACTGGAATCCTCTCCAACCTTGCCCTTTGGTAAAACCCCGTACAGAGGGGAAGCGGGATGAGGAAGATGAACCAGAATCTGGATATTTTTACCGCCAGTTTTTGCCCACTCAAGCGATCGCTACTTATCTGAAAACGGGCCAAATTGCTAAACCAGATTGGCTAACTCAAGACCAGAACGCCGTCAAACCCTGGACTGTGGAAACTCGTTCCCATAATTCTTTGGAACAAGGGACTCGGCAAGTCAAAGATGCTGATGGCTATTTTGTCGAGAATGCAGTCCGGATGACACCGGGTTGGAGTTTAGCGATCGCCGTTAATCAGTTGCTCGACAAAACGGTAATTCAACTTGGTGGAGAGGGACATCGGGCAATTTTAGAACGCTCCCAACCGTTAGAGGAGCAGTGGAAAACCATCTCGACCCTGAGCGATCACAACTTCAAACAATCGGGCAAGGCGATCGCCTATCTGGTCACCCCAGGTGTATTTGAGCGCAAACAAGACTCAGGTCAAGCCGTTTGTCGTGCTTGGCCCTGGGAATGGAAATTAGCTCATGCGGCCAATGGCAATCAAAAAACGGGTAGTTTAGTTAGTGTAGCTACAGACAAAGCGGTGCCGATTAGTTGCCGGGTTCGAGAGAAAGAGAGTCAACAAGGGCAAGCTCAACGCAGCATTCCCGCCCCCCAAGTTTTTGCCGCACCCCCCGGAAGTTTGTACTACCTGAATCAGCCGGAACCCTTGTTCCAAGATAGTGACACCGCACCCCATCACGTTCAACGTTGGCGGCAGTTGGGGTATTCAGAATTGTTGTGGATTTCTTACGAAGGAGCAAATTAA
- the cmr4 gene encoding type III-B CRISPR module RAMP protein Cmr4: MTELVYLYLLAPLHTGGTTQEGNLLGIARESHTDLPYIPSSTIRGRQRASVDNRVVRTQLFGPDLKDLNNQEFLAEYQSQTGKTITQLEQGDIWIGDGSLLWIPVPSLSHGVVWISCPMLLNRWKRFNTELHEIPKESYLTNVKKNQSGMYLKDAIINSNELQDWKDWQAFIPQHPASQSIDRVLVLPDHHCVTLIQMSLWRQVKVKLDEHKSVDGGFRYEEAIPPDTVMYFPWGITSQANGTRQSSQTAFENLLSRQEIIQIGGQESLGRGFVQQWST; encoded by the coding sequence ATGACCGAGTTAGTTTATCTATATCTGTTAGCCCCGTTACATACTGGCGGCACAACTCAAGAAGGAAACCTATTAGGAATTGCGCGAGAATCTCATACGGATTTGCCTTATATTCCATCGAGTACCATTCGAGGACGCCAACGCGCGAGTGTGGACAATCGCGTAGTCCGCACTCAACTGTTTGGGCCGGATTTGAAAGACTTGAATAATCAAGAGTTCCTAGCCGAATACCAATCCCAAACGGGTAAGACCATCACCCAGTTAGAACAGGGGGATATTTGGATTGGAGATGGTTCTTTGCTGTGGATACCTGTGCCTTCCCTAAGTCATGGGGTGGTTTGGATTAGCTGCCCAATGCTGCTTAATCGTTGGAAACGGTTTAATACCGAGTTGCATGAGATTCCGAAAGAATCCTATTTGACCAATGTCAAAAAAAATCAGTCGGGGATGTATCTGAAGGATGCGATTATCAATTCCAATGAGTTGCAAGACTGGAAAGACTGGCAGGCGTTTATCCCGCAGCATCCGGCAAGTCAAAGCATTGACCGGGTTTTGGTTTTGCCTGACCATCATTGTGTGACGTTAATCCAAATGAGTCTCTGGCGGCAGGTGAAGGTCAAGTTGGACGAGCATAAATCGGTCGATGGCGGATTTCGCTATGAGGAAGCGATTCCACCGGACACCGTGATGTATTTTCCTTGGGGCATTACGTCTCAGGCGAATGGTACTCGCCAAAGTTCTCAAACTGCATTTGAAAACTTGCTGAGTCGTCAAGAGATTATCCAGATTGGGGGTCAAGAAAGTTTAGGACGAGGGTTCGTTCAGCAATGGTCAACCTGA
- a CDS encoding RAMP superfamily CRISPR-associated protein, translated as MTPNVVQPPKKPQPPKKLQPPATPLAGPTPVKNTAKPKLPLVIPPVGGGNQGGGGNQGGGGGGNSNSPPSPWLYADRPPQPDSTASFVEYLRWMRSLDSPQKDGTKVQILQMAEEKAQYQQRLQQLCDRTQAIAGKNNTFQVKCPWRIRVGGHRGPESILLPAFDALGMPYIPSATLRGVARTQAIRERMAAEGVGWKEAEKQIAPWFGSLDAKGSDRYGKVVFLDAYPLPHKAGLKVDMANNIWKWDGDSLPNYSPNPNPFFSLEEPTFLIGLRLVSNCSDTSILDKVKAWLVTGLKAGIGSQVNSGYGELIRAGASKPKDEFFRLEFTLQGQLIHGRQKFTEWKKDKQDKWQMRGQPDAEVRPIAFKSMLRYWFRSFALGVLPPREVQLWEAQLFGGINPTKQWGWVRVEILEGKVTQKEPRSTGQGQNDECGEQVGILVLRYSPEAPGNQQKAVASLFKTLTWMMFHLGGVGQGSRRPCYSRQNRERAPWYRGSTLYPENADSFWNLPDTPLEFQQLFQQRLQEFYQALNQVTQLAVNPRSPLQAGPVTSNRWSEAVDRNCRIVVVSGQNQDKPYALDILHREFHNLENQRKFDEAKSLCGGVQRGATPSPIWIADLDHYQVVTVFAATADPRKHYLDLLKSPAQIWPIT; from the coding sequence ATGACACCAAATGTAGTCCAACCCCCGAAAAAACCCCAACCCCCGAAAAAACTCCAGCCCCCAGCGACTCCCTTAGCTGGCCCAACTCCTGTCAAAAACACCGCTAAACCCAAACTTCCTCTGGTTATTCCTCCCGTTGGTGGTGGCAATCAAGGTGGTGGTGGCAATCAAGGTGGTGGCGGTGGCGGGAATTCAAATTCGCCGCCATCTCCCTGGTTATATGCCGATCGCCCACCACAACCTGATAGCACCGCCAGTTTTGTAGAGTATCTGCGCTGGATGCGATCGCTTGATTCTCCGCAAAAAGACGGCACAAAGGTACAGATTCTGCAAATGGCAGAAGAAAAGGCCCAGTATCAGCAACGACTCCAACAACTCTGCGATCGCACCCAAGCAATTGCTGGTAAAAACAACACTTTCCAAGTCAAATGTCCTTGGCGGATTCGCGTTGGCGGACATCGGGGACCTGAAAGCATCCTGTTACCTGCTTTTGACGCCTTGGGGATGCCTTACATTCCTTCGGCAACCTTACGCGGGGTTGCAAGAACCCAGGCAATTCGCGAACGGATGGCAGCCGAGGGTGTGGGCTGGAAAGAAGCAGAGAAGCAGATTGCCCCTTGGTTTGGTTCTCTGGATGCCAAAGGTAGCGATCGCTATGGAAAAGTGGTCTTCCTCGATGCTTATCCCCTACCGCACAAAGCCGGATTAAAGGTGGATATGGCTAACAATATCTGGAAATGGGACGGGGATTCCTTGCCTAATTACAGTCCTAACCCTAATCCATTTTTCTCCCTAGAAGAACCCACCTTTTTAATCGGGTTACGCTTGGTCAGCAATTGCAGCGATACTTCGATTTTAGATAAAGTTAAAGCATGGCTGGTCACTGGATTGAAAGCAGGGATTGGCTCTCAAGTCAATAGTGGGTATGGAGAACTGATTCGTGCCGGTGCCAGTAAACCCAAGGATGAATTTTTCCGGCTAGAATTTACCTTGCAAGGTCAACTGATTCACGGACGCCAAAAGTTTACCGAATGGAAGAAGGATAAGCAGGATAAATGGCAAATGCGCGGACAACCCGATGCAGAAGTTCGTCCGATCGCCTTCAAGTCTATGTTGCGTTATTGGTTCCGCAGCTTCGCTTTAGGTGTCTTACCCCCGAGAGAAGTCCAACTATGGGAAGCGCAACTCTTTGGAGGCATCAATCCGACGAAACAATGGGGGTGGGTCCGAGTCGAGATTTTGGAGGGGAAAGTTACTCAAAAAGAACCCCGTTCTACAGGCCAAGGACAAAATGATGAATGTGGCGAACAGGTGGGAATTCTTGTCCTGCGCTATTCTCCTGAAGCCCCCGGGAATCAGCAAAAAGCAGTTGCCTCTTTGTTCAAGACTCTCACTTGGATGATGTTTCATCTGGGGGGAGTGGGACAAGGCTCACGGCGTCCTTGTTATTCCCGTCAGAACCGCGAACGAGCGCCCTGGTATCGCGGGTCTACCTTATATCCTGAAAATGCAGATTCATTCTGGAACCTACCCGATACTCCCCTAGAATTTCAGCAGCTTTTCCAACAGCGGTTACAGGAATTTTACCAGGCTTTAAACCAGGTGACTCAGCTTGCTGTAAATCCCCGTTCACCGTTACAAGCTGGGCCTGTTACCAGCAACCGTTGGAGTGAAGCCGTGGATCGCAATTGCCGAATTGTCGTTGTTTCGGGTCAAAACCAAGATAAACCTTATGCTTTAGATATTCTTCACCGAGAATTCCATAACCTGGAAAACCAGAGGAAATTTGATGAGGCTAAAAGTTTGTGTGGTGGAGTTCAACGAGGAGCAACTCCTTCTCCGATTTGGATAGCTGATTTAGACCACTATCAAGTTGTGACTGTATTTGCTGCAACTGCTGACCCGCGTAAACATTACCTGGATTTGTTAAAATCACCCGCTCAAATCTGGCCGATAACGTAA
- the csx18 gene encoding CRISPR-associated protein Csx18, which translates to MYLSMRGILIRHIAVACINGIITLVILLIAPLGLTAVITNTIMVVLSTLVTSAFVDGVVRFLNPGETEMLRNAQAQKAASVIPNRNYDELDRRS; encoded by the coding sequence ATGTATCTATCAATGCGTGGAATTCTCATTCGTCATATTGCCGTCGCTTGTATTAATGGCATCATTACTTTAGTTATTCTGCTGATTGCGCCTTTGGGATTAACCGCTGTTATTACTAATACTATAATGGTGGTTTTATCCACATTAGTGACTTCAGCTTTTGTCGATGGAGTGGTGCGTTTTTTAAATCCTGGTGAAACGGAAATGCTGCGAAATGCTCAAGCTCAAAAAGCCGCTTCAGTGATTCCCAATCGCAATTATGATGAACTAGACCGCCGGTCTTAA
- the cas1 gene encoding CRISPR-associated endonuclease Cas1: protein MQTLYVSQQGCYVCLDGELLLVKRHDTILNEIQLPLLEMILVFGKSQITTQAIRSCLWRNIPIGYLSRMGYCYGRILPIERGYRQLSRYQQELSLIDRLIVARRIVQAKLKNSRVILMRQQRRQNSDVVAFAIQSLDYLMTKAGKAERVDQLMGYEGTGAAQYFSAFGDCLNSRDFVFAGRSRRPPGNAVNAMLSFGYQVLWNHLLTLIELQGLDPYSGCLHEGSYRHAALASDLIEEFRAPLVDSLVLYLVNRNIMDVRDDFVYKNGGCYLNESGRPKFLKAFLQRMEETITDDFGETQPKWDLLHQQVKEYKQFVYEPVNGYSPYQIR, encoded by the coding sequence ATGCAGACTTTGTATGTTTCTCAACAAGGTTGCTATGTTTGTTTAGACGGCGAACTCTTGCTCGTTAAACGGCACGACACCATTCTAAATGAGATTCAATTGCCTTTACTAGAAATGATTCTGGTGTTTGGGAAATCTCAAATAACTACCCAAGCCATTAGAAGTTGCCTCTGGCGGAACATTCCCATTGGCTACCTATCGCGGATGGGATACTGTTATGGTCGGATTCTGCCGATTGAACGCGGGTATCGGCAACTGTCCCGGTATCAACAAGAATTGAGCTTGATAGACCGCTTGATTGTGGCGCGGCGCATCGTCCAAGCTAAACTAAAAAACTCCCGGGTGATTTTGATGCGCCAACAACGGCGTCAAAATTCTGACGTGGTTGCTTTTGCGATTCAGAGTTTGGATTATTTGATGACCAAAGCAGGAAAAGCGGAACGAGTTGACCAATTGATGGGGTATGAAGGGACCGGCGCGGCCCAATATTTCTCCGCCTTCGGAGACTGCCTCAACTCCCGCGATTTTGTGTTTGCCGGTCGGTCCCGCCGTCCTCCGGGGAATGCGGTCAATGCCATGTTGTCCTTTGGTTATCAAGTGCTTTGGAATCATCTGCTGACGCTGATTGAACTGCAAGGACTTGACCCATATTCCGGTTGTCTACATGAGGGCAGCTACCGTCATGCGGCCCTAGCTTCGGACTTGATTGAAGAGTTTCGCGCCCCTTTGGTGGATTCGCTGGTTTTATATCTGGTAAATCGGAATATCATGGATGTGCGGGATGATTTTGTTTACAAAAATGGCGGCTGTTACCTGAATGAGTCCGGACGACCCAAATTTTTGAAAGCGTTTTTGCAACGTATGGAAGAGACGATTACCGATGATTTTGGGGAAACTCAACCGAAATGGGATTTGCTTCATCAACAAGTTAAGGAATACAAGCAATTTGTTTATGAACCTGTCAACGGATATTCCCCTTATCAGATTCGCTAA
- the cas2 gene encoding CRISPR-associated endonuclease Cas2 translates to MLFYVVVYDIPDNKRRKKVHDLLEGYGKWVQYSTFECVLTRSKFDELKKRLGERLNLQEDSIRFYPLSRHTSARVETWGVGPVITEYPSSVIV, encoded by the coding sequence ATGTTGTTTTATGTGGTGGTTTACGATATTCCTGACAACAAACGCCGTAAAAAAGTCCATGATTTGCTGGAAGGCTACGGAAAATGGGTGCAGTATTCCACTTTTGAATGCGTCCTGACTCGTTCTAAATTTGATGAACTCAAGAAACGACTGGGCGAGCGGCTCAACTTACAGGAAGACAGCATCCGGTTTTATCCGCTTTCCCGGCATACCTCCGCCCGAGTTGAAACCTGGGGAGTGGGTCCAGTGATTACCGAATATCCCAGTTCCGTAATTGTTTAA